In Symmachiella dynata, the following are encoded in one genomic region:
- a CDS encoding rhomboid family intramembrane serine protease codes for MGFENRDYARSGNSGGYGGGYGNSGGNWAINYLLVANIAIFLLQQLSRQPGMGAGNDPVSNYLSLSLHSLEQFQIWRLVTYGFCHGSFMHIFFNMYVLWMFGRIVEPIYGSKEFLAFYLTGIVVSGLCHVGIQLVDGNIAGVIGASGGVNAVVFLCAMLYPRMTILFMFVIPIEFRFLAVGYALIDLFGVISPGDSVIAHAAHLGGAAFGVAYKYFGWRIMPLLSFGNWKMPKRRPKPNPEIRPYRPPEPPASQNLDSRVDEILIKIQEQGEASLTDEERKILTDASKKYKNRP; via the coding sequence ATGGGATTTGAAAACAGAGACTACGCCCGCAGCGGCAACAGCGGTGGCTATGGCGGCGGCTATGGCAATTCCGGTGGCAATTGGGCGATCAATTACCTGTTGGTCGCCAACATCGCCATTTTCCTGCTGCAGCAGCTTTCTCGCCAGCCAGGAATGGGCGCTGGTAATGACCCGGTATCGAATTATCTCAGTTTGAGTCTCCATTCCCTGGAGCAATTCCAAATCTGGCGATTGGTCACCTACGGTTTTTGCCACGGCAGCTTTATGCACATTTTTTTCAACATGTACGTGCTGTGGATGTTTGGCCGCATTGTTGAACCGATTTACGGCTCCAAGGAATTTCTGGCATTTTACCTGACTGGCATAGTTGTCAGCGGACTATGCCACGTCGGGATTCAACTCGTTGACGGAAACATCGCCGGTGTGATTGGGGCATCGGGCGGCGTGAATGCGGTCGTCTTTTTGTGTGCCATGCTTTATCCACGGATGACGATCCTGTTTATGTTCGTGATCCCCATCGAGTTTCGATTCTTGGCCGTGGGTTACGCACTCATCGATCTGTTCGGCGTCATCAGCCCTGGTGATTCGGTGATCGCCCACGCGGCCCACTTGGGGGGAGCGGCATTTGGTGTCGCCTACAAATACTTTGGCTGGCGGATCATGCCGCTGCTCAGTTTTGGCAATTGGAAAATGCCAAAGCGCCGTCCCAAGCCCAATCCCGAGATCCGCCCCTATCGCCCGCCGGAACCGCCCGCGTCACAAAATCTCGATAGCCGCGTGGATGAGATTTTGATCAAAATTCAGGAGCAGGGCGAAGCTAGCCTGACTGATGAGGAACGCAAAATCCTCACCGATGCCAGCAAGAAATACAAAAACCGCCCCTAG